A single region of the Gracilibacillus caseinilyticus genome encodes:
- a CDS encoding LTA synthase family protein, whose amino-acid sequence MNMKKLHMPLYIIAALLFGLKTYIIYRFIFDITLENTMQEFILIINPFVTAFFIFVLSIFFNERRQLKYIKYAMLLGSLILFFNIVFFRNFSDFITIPLLFQGSNAADLGSSVLGLIEGWDIALFLDVAIVWILARKYGTTLTSSFSKRYKRLAIVLSLLMMAGNFTLAEIERPQLFQRTFDREYLVKNIGIFNYHIYDAILHSKSKAQRVFADGNELTEISDYMKEETTTSGSEEMEGIAKGKNVIFVSLESLQSFVINNKMNGEEVTPFLNDLIGDSYYFENFYHQTEQGKTSDSEFIVENSLYPSPRGAVYFTHSSNDFHSLPEIIGNNGYYSTVFHSNNKSFWNRDVMYDNLGYDHFYSETAFEVTEENSVGWGLKDKPFFKQSMKYLQQLNQKEQPFYAKFITLTNHYPFELSEEDATIDPYDSNSNTLNHYFQTVRYMDEAVEEFFNHLKETGVYEDSIIILMGDHYGISDFHKKAMSQYLDKEYTDFQHVQLQRVPFIVHIPGEEGKTFSKVAGQIDVKPTILNLLGIDDSNDLSFGTDLFSDDRKDYVALRDGSFITDDYVYTKDQCYNKDTGELIEGNIESSDDEEASACGPYMEQVNKELNYSDQIVFGDLFRFYDFGDEE is encoded by the coding sequence ATGAATATGAAAAAGCTGCACATGCCATTATATATAATCGCAGCCTTATTATTTGGTCTAAAAACGTATATCATTTATCGATTTATATTCGATATAACACTTGAGAACACAATGCAGGAATTCATTTTAATAATCAACCCGTTTGTTACGGCGTTTTTTATTTTTGTTCTTAGTATATTTTTCAATGAGAGAAGACAATTAAAATACATTAAGTATGCTATGTTACTAGGGTCATTGATTCTGTTTTTCAATATTGTATTTTTCCGGAACTTCTCAGATTTTATAACAATTCCATTATTATTTCAGGGAAGCAATGCTGCTGACTTAGGAAGCAGTGTATTAGGTTTAATCGAAGGATGGGACATTGCCTTATTCCTGGATGTCGCTATCGTATGGATATTAGCGAGAAAATATGGTACAACATTAACATCATCATTCTCTAAACGGTATAAGCGACTAGCGATTGTTTTGTCTTTACTAATGATGGCGGGTAATTTTACTTTAGCTGAAATTGAGCGTCCTCAGCTGTTTCAACGTACGTTTGACCGAGAATATTTAGTGAAGAACATTGGTATTTTTAACTACCATATTTATGATGCAATCTTGCATTCAAAGTCCAAAGCACAGCGTGTTTTTGCAGATGGAAATGAGTTAACGGAAATCTCTGATTATATGAAAGAAGAAACAACTACTTCAGGTAGTGAAGAAATGGAAGGTATTGCAAAAGGTAAGAACGTTATTTTTGTCTCTTTGGAATCCTTGCAAAGTTTCGTGATTAACAACAAGATGAATGGCGAAGAAGTAACACCTTTCTTAAATGATTTAATTGGAGACAGTTATTATTTTGAAAACTTCTACCATCAGACAGAGCAAGGGAAAACGTCTGATTCAGAGTTTATTGTTGAAAATTCACTTTACCCATCACCAAGAGGGGCAGTTTATTTCACACATTCATCTAATGATTTTCATTCTTTACCAGAAATTATTGGTAACAATGGATACTATTCAACAGTATTTCATTCGAATAATAAAAGCTTTTGGAACCGAGATGTAATGTATGACAACCTTGGATACGATCATTTTTATTCTGAAACAGCTTTTGAAGTAACAGAAGAAAATTCAGTGGGCTGGGGCCTAAAAGACAAACCTTTCTTTAAACAGTCGATGAAATATTTACAACAACTGAACCAAAAGGAACAACCTTTCTATGCTAAATTTATTACGTTAACAAACCACTATCCATTTGAACTAAGCGAAGAGGATGCTACTATCGATCCATATGATTCTAACTCAAATACGTTGAATCATTACTTCCAGACAGTTCGTTATATGGATGAAGCAGTAGAAGAATTTTTCAATCATCTGAAGGAAACAGGTGTATATGAAGATTCAATCATCATTTTAATGGGGGATCACTATGGTATTAGTGATTTTCATAAGAAAGCAATGAGTCAATATCTAGATAAGGAATATACAGATTTTCAGCACGTACAGTTACAACGAGTACCGTTTATTGTCCATATTCCAGGTGAAGAAGGCAAAACATTTTCGAAGGTTGCTGGTCAAATCGATGTAAAACCAACTATTCTTAACCTATTAGGAATTGATGATAGTAATGACCTGTCATTCGGTACTGATTTATTCAGCGACGATCGTAAAGATTACGTAGCATTACGTGATGGTAGCTTTATTACGGATGATTATGTCTATACCAAAGATCAATGCTATAACAAGGATACTGGTGAATTAATAGAAGGTAACATCGAATCCAGTGACGACGAAGAAGCCAGTGCGTGTGGACCATATATGGAACAAGTAAATAAGGAACTTAATTATTCAGACCAAATTGTGTTTGGGGATCTATTCCGCTTTTATGACTTTGGTGATGAAGAATAA
- a CDS encoding DUF2759 domain-containing protein — protein MELGFIILVVTILCALAVFRELKKQNMFGVAFAGLATLVFGFFSIATLYWELIHPLFQN, from the coding sequence ATGGAATTAGGATTTATTATTTTAGTAGTTACAATCCTTTGTGCTTTAGCAGTTTTTCGTGAATTGAAAAAGCAAAATATGTTCGGTGTCGCATTTGCGGGTCTTGCCACACTGGTATTTGGATTCTTTTCCATTGCAACATTATATTGGGAATTGATTCATCCATTATTTCAAAATTAA